One window from the genome of Epinephelus moara isolate mb chromosome 5, YSFRI_EMoa_1.0, whole genome shotgun sequence encodes:
- the LOC126390702 gene encoding 5-hydroxytryptamine receptor 4: MQDPAEYANTSLQIELQSCDTLRSQASRVFLYAFLSVGIICTVVGNFLVVLSIAYFKQLQSPTNSFVMSLAVADCLVGLVVMPYSMIRTIEGCWYFGVLFCKLHSSLDVMLCTASIFHLSCIAFDRYYAVCNPLVYSLKMSRNRVALLIVVCWAVPMLISFGPIMLDLHIAGVDILLPDDVCVFLVNRIYAVMASLVAFYLPMAIMLIAYWKIFKAAKRQARQISAMESQMAAGVGKDSSKKKRHRNTMRRERKAAKILGIIMGVFLIFWMPFFTVNIVDPFIEYSTEVVVWDIFLWLGYINSSLNPFLYGFFNRSFRRAFLMFMGCRVCLPGSSPGMELSHTRKEAN; encoded by the exons ATGCAGGATCCTGCTGAGT ATGCGAACACATCTCTTCAGATTGAGCTCCAGTCCTGTGATACACTGAGGAGCCAGGCCTCTCGTGTTTTCCTGTATGCCTTCCTCTCTGTTGGCATCATCTGCACAGTAGTTGGCAACTTCCTTGTGGTCTTATCCATCGCCTACTTTAAGCAGTTGCAGTCACCCACGAATTCCTTCGTCATGTCCCTGGCAGTGGCTGACTGTCTCGTTGGCCTGGTGGTGATGCCGTATAGTATGATTCGGACCATAGAGGGATGCTGGTATTTTGGTGTCCTTTTTTGCAAGCTGCACTCTAGCCTAGATGTTATGCTCTGCACCGCCTCCATATTCCACCTCAGCTGCATCGCCTTCGATCGCTACTACGCTGTCTGCAACCCGCTAGTTTATTCTTTAAAGATGTCCCGAAATCGAGTAGCTCTTCTTATTGTTGTATGTTGGGCTGTTCCCATGCTCATTTCCTTTGGCCCCATAATGCTAGATCTCCATATTGCCGGTGTGGACATCCTGCTCCCGGACGATGTATGCGTGTTCTTGGTCAATCGAATATACGCTGTCATGGCTTCCTTGGTAGCCTTTTATTTGCCGATGGCTATCATGCTAATAGCCTACTGGAAGATCTTCAAAGCTGCCAAACGGCAGGCCAGGCAGATCAGCGCCATGGAAAGCCAGATGGCTGCCGGAGTGGGCAAAGACTCAAGCAAGAAAAAGAGACACCGAAACACtatgaggagggagaggaaggcaGCGAAAATTCTAGGTATCATCATGGGAGTTTTCCTCATTTTCTGGATGCCCTTCTTTACTGTCAACATTGTGGACCCGTTCATTGAGTACAGCACAGAGGTGGTTGTCTGGGATATATTTCTGTGGCTGGGATATATCAACTCATCTCTAAATCCCTTCTTATATGGTTTCTTTAACCGTTCCTTCCGTAGGGCATTCCTCATGTTCATGGGCTGCAGGGTATGCCTGCCTGGATCCTCCCCCGGAATGGAGCTTTCGCACACTCGAAAAGAAGCAAATTAA
- the adra1d gene encoding alpha-1D adrenergic receptor: MTDSNLRNESNYGIYFAEAFNGSVLDQIFPNDSITTCPNFTLDSQVVGVGIFLSVFILVAIVGNILVILSVVCNKHLQTVTNFFIVNLAMADLLLSIIVLPFSASLEVLGCWVFGRVFCNIWAAVDVLCCTASILSLCIISIDRYIGVKHCLKYPTIMTERKAVAILVLVWVSSTVISVGPLLGWKEPPPVDDRICSITEEPGYALFSSLFSFYLPLLVILIMYFRVYVVARRTTKSLEAGVKRERNKSMEVVLRIHCRSVLEDARPSSSKNNKNHPFRSSLSVRLMKFSREKKAAKTLAIVVGMFILCWLPFFFFLPMGAFFPALKPSKTVFKVIFWLGYFNSCINPMIYPCSSKEFQRAFTRLFRCQCHQRKRVLRRFYDQRWRTAVKGMTRDQRGDCKPGYSAHESCGSSLLHKRKGRSLSFKRWSLFPPLQKSSFQLKEKVNNLSNKIKGGPGKGTTPSVGRIDIVDTVSMGIYNSCEQSSYQFYDLADCYGLKETDI; the protein is encoded by the exons ATGACAGACTCTAACTTGAGGAACGAAAGCAACTATGGGATCTATTTTGCTGAGGCATTCAACGGATCAGTCCTGGACCAAATATTTCCAAACGACAGCATCACCACATGCCCGAACTTCACACTGGACTCACAGGTTGTCGGGGTCGGGATCTTTCTCTCCGTTTTCATTCTGGTGGCAATCGTTGGCAACATTTTGGTTATCCTGTCTGTGGTGTGCAATAAACATTTGCAGACCGTCACAAACTTCTTCATCGTCAACCTGGCCATGGCAGACCTGCTGCTGAGCATTATAGTGCTGCCTTTCTCTGCATCTCTGGAGGTTCTGGGATGCTGGGTGTTTGGCCGGGTTTTCTGTAACATCTGGGCAGCGGTGGATGTGCTCTGCTGCACCGCATCCATCCTCAGCCTCTGCATCATCTCCATCGACAGGTACATAGGTGTAAAACACTGTCTGAAATACCCAACTATTATGACAGAGAGGAAAGCGGTGGCTATTCTAGTGCTGGTTTGGGTGTCATCCACGGTGATCTCTGTCGGACCGCTGCTCGGATGGAAGGAACCGCCGCCGGTGGACGACAGAATCTGCAGCATCACAGAGGAGCCGGGCTACGcgctcttctcctctctcttctctttctacCTCCCGCTCCTCGTCATTCTCATCATGTATTTTCGGGTCTACGTGGTGGCCCGCAGGACTACTAAAAGCTTAGAAGCGGGTGTTAAAAGAGAGAGGAACAAGTCGATGGAGGTGGTCCTCCGGATACACTGTCGCAGCGTGCTGGAGGACGCGCGTCCGAGCAGCtcgaaaaacaacaaaaaccacCCGTTTCGAAGTTCGCTCTCTGTGCGGCTGATGAAGTTCTCCAGGGAGAAAAAGGCTGCTAAAACCCTCGCCATCGTCGTGGGGATGTTCATCTTGTGTTGGCtgccttttttcttctttctgccAATGG GTGCCTTCTTCCCAGCACTGAAGCCATCCAAAACTGTGTTTAAGGTGATCTTCTGGCTGGGCTACTTCAACAGCTGCATCAACCCCATGATCTACCCCTGTTCCAGCAAAGAGTTCCAGAGGGCGTTCACTCGGCTCTTCAGGTGCCAGTGCCACCAAAGAAAGAGAGTCCTGCGTCGCTTCTATGACCAGAGGTGGCGGACAGCTGTCAAGGGAATGACAAGGGATCAGAGGGGAGACTGTAAGCCCGGCTATTCTGCGCACGAATCCTGTGGAAGCTCTTTGTTACACAAGAGGAAAGGGCGCTCGCTGAGTTTCAAGAGATGGAGTCTGTTTCCACCGCTGCAAAAATCTTCCTTCCAGCTCAAAGAGAAAGTGAACAATCTGTCAAATAAAATCAAGGGAGGGCCTGGAAAAGGAACCACACCTTCAGTAGGCCGGATTGATATAGTGGACACAGTCTCTATGGGGATTTACAACTCCTGTGAGCAGAGCAGTTATCAGTTCTACGATCTGGCAGACTGCTACGGCCTGAAAGAGACTGACATTTAG